The window AAGAGTATTATGTTGTAAGGAGTAAATGAAGAGCACCAATACtttgaacttgataagaaatGCTAGTGCTGTAGCTTTGAAAGATAATAAATAGGATGATAAAAAGGGAGAAGAGAGAATTGTGAAGAAAAACCATGGGACCTTTTTAGGTTTTCTCACGAGAAGGTTAATCAGAGGGGGAGGTGAAGAGAAGGGGAGATTGATTGTAAAGCAAATTAAGAAGGTAGGTAGGAGGCAATCTTACATGATTGAATTTGATCTGAAGATGAGTGGTTATTAACCGATTATGCGTAGGTGTTGAATGTGAGAAACTTTGGACCACTGGGAGTCGGGGCCGCTGCTCTCAGGAGTGCATCTTTCTTTTAACAGAGGAGAACGATAAACCCACAGAAGTTTTAGTTTGGTGAGACTTCTCATGGCATCCTCAGAGGGTAGATGTCGAAGCTCTTTGAAACCAATTAACCACAGCTTTTCAAGAGCAGCGAAGTTTCCGAACCAATCTGGCAGAGCTTTTATACCTCCAAAGTCACGCAGAGTTAATGACGTGAGAGTGGTCAAGTATTGGATCTGATGTGGCAGGGCCTCCATGTGTGGCAACCCAATTAATCCTAATTTACGGAGTGCGGATGacgaagaggaggaggaggaggatatCAATCCAGACCAATCAAACTCAttgtaaattgaagaattttcatGATCATCACCATCATCTGAGAAGGGACCAATTTCAAGCTCCCTTAAGCTGGTCAGGAAACCAAATCCTTTGGGCGTCATGCTTGTTTTCAGTTTGGGACAACAGGTTAATACCAGCAACAGGAGAGAAGGCGTTTGTTgcaaatcaagtggaaaggagATAAGATTGTTGCAATTAGTCACCCGAAGCTCCTGGAGAGAGATACATAAGTGTAGCATGTCACCTGGCAGATTCGTCAACCCATCGCAACCATCAATCTGCAGCTCTGTAAGAGACATAAAGTTTTGCAGGGGAAGGAGTTCTCTGCATCTGTTGCAGTGATTAAATTCCAAACGCGCTAACTTGGGGAGTGTTGTTGCTGACTCGAGGAGTGTTGTTGTTGTTGGCAAATCCATTAACCATCGAGGAAATTGATCGcccataaaaaaaaagattaacaaCACCTCCAAATTTGGGTGGGGTCGAAGGCCATCTAACACATCTTTGTCGTTGTAGTCGTCACCTTCTAGATCATGGGCCCACTCAAGTTGCAGCCTAAATAGATTTGTCTTTTCAGATAATTTTGCTTCCTCAGCTCCTTCCTTATCCTTTACTAATTCAAGATTGTGTATAATTAATTTGCCTTTGAGGTTCTTCAAGCTTCCAAGCTCTCCAATTCGTCGACCCTTCTCTCGACCCACATTAAAGAACTCGAGTGTCTGAAGGCAAGTCAGCCGTCCCATattcagtggcatttgaaattcTTTAGTGGTGTAAAAGTGGAGATGCCTCAAGCTAATCAAATCGCACGTCCCCTTCGGAAGAACTTTAAGAACGAATCTCTTTAGCCTCAGTGTCTGCAAATTATAAAGTTTGCAAACAGATTCCGGCAAAGTTTCAATTGTACAACCCTCAAAGTTGATGTACCTCAAGTGTGTCAGTTTGCCAATTGAGATTGGCAGATTCTGATTTTGTACACCAGACAATTTCAGAACGTGCAAATTCTTCAACTTCGTTAGCATATCATCAGATAAGCTACCCTGACTTAGAAACAATGTATGAAGCAAATTTGATCGACTCTCAAAAAGATTTTTTGCGCCATCTCCAAATGATTCTATTACAAGACAACGAACCTGATTACTATTGTCTTCTGAACCAATCTCCGAATTAATGACTTTAGTAGACTTTGACATTATTGATTTTGAGACGTCGTGCACcatatcatgcattttataACACCTTCTCTCATCATATCTT is drawn from Coffea arabica cultivar ET-39 chromosome 1c, Coffea Arabica ET-39 HiFi, whole genome shotgun sequence and contains these coding sequences:
- the LOC113691753 gene encoding putative disease resistance protein RGA4, with the protein product MADALISSTIQVTLERALSLASDRIGLLVGFKKDVAGMTRSLRLINAVLADAEAKQNQDGAVQEWLNSLEEVAYDADNVLDELHYESLRHQVESRNRHKLKVCCFFSFSNINLALRWRMASKVRDIKDKLNEINQRAHGLLLVSRAVVTAALPAAPPAGDTRNRQTDSVVAPMVGRADDESKIVKMLLSPSEKVVSVLPINGMGGLGKTTLAKSIYNNHQIDGHFQKKIWVCVSEKVPRVELFKLILGQLNDKKDEVGDRQNIVQEVGKELGKLRYLLVLDDVWDDSQTLWDDFFNTLTGLNPINPPKGSWCLITTRLHLVAHKGYPLGRLPGDHCWSILKGKVVDGEEVPNELDAIKDRAIQICNGLPLVASVLGGLLRLRKDKWRSILEDRLLNLNEAMQILQLSFDNLPSPAIKKCFAYCSIFPKDAEMEGDMLIELWMAEGFLQVDLKNKTMEEIGEYYLEILLQSSLLEEIRYDERRCYKMHDMVHDVSKSIMSKSTKVINSEIGSEDNSNQVRCLVIESFGDGAKNLFESRSNLLHTLFLSQGSLSDDMLTKLKNLHVLKLSGVQNQNLPISIGKLTHLRYINFEGCTIETLPESVCKLYNLQTLRLKRFVLKVLPKGTCDLISLRHLHFYTTKEFQMPLNMGRLTCLQTLEFFNVGREKGRRIGELGSLKNLKGKLIIHNLELVKDKEGAEEAKLSEKTNLFRLQLEWAHDLEGDDYNDKDVLDGLRPHPNLEVLLIFFFMGDQFPRWLMDLPTTTTLLESATTLPKLARLEFNHCNRCRELLPLQNFMSLTELQIDGCDGLTNLPGDMLHLCISLQELRVTNCNNLISFPLDLQQTPSLLLLVLTCCPKLKTSMTPKGFGFLTSLRELEIGPFSDDGDDHENSSIYNEFDWSGLISSSSSSSSSALRKLGLIGLPHMEALPHQIQYLTTLTSLTLRDFGGIKALPDWFGNFAALEKLWLIGFKELRHLPSEDAMRSLTKLKLLWVYRSPLLKERCTPESSGPDSQWSKVSHIQHLRIIG